The nucleotide sequence CGAAACATGCCGATCACAGCAGTCGCGACGGCTCTGCCGGGAAGTCGTCGTCTGCATCACAGGGGGCAAAATGAGGATTAACGATGCCCGCAGGTAGCATTCTCGTTGCTGATGACGACACCGCCATCCGCACGGTTCTCAATCAGGCACTTTCCCGGGCCGGCTATGAGGTCAGGCTCACCGGCAACGCCGCAACGCTTTGGCGCTGGGTCAGCCAGGGGGAGGGCGATCTCGTCATCACCGACGTGGTGATGCCCGACGAGAACGCGTTCGACCTGCTGCCGCGGATCAAGAAGATGCGGCCGAATTTGCCGGTCATCGTCATGAGCGCGCAGAACACCTTCATGACGGCGATCCGCGCCTCCGAGCGCGGGGCGTACGAATATCTGCCAAAACCCTTCGACCTGAAGGAGCTGATCGCCATCGTCGGCCGTGCGCTGGCCGAGCCGAAGGAACGGGTCTCGACGCCGGACGAGGACGCCGAGATGGAGGCGATCCCGCTGGTCGGCCGCTCGCCGGCGATGCAGGAAATCTACCGCGTGCTGGCGCGCCTGATGCAGACCGATCTCACCGTGATGATCACGGGCGAGTCCGGCACCGGCAAGGAGCTGGTGGCACGCGCGCTGCACGATTACGGCAAGCGCCGCAACGGCCCGTTCGTCGCGGTCAACATGGCGGCGATCCCGCGCGACCTCATCGAATCCGAGCTGTTCGGCCATGAGCGCGGCGCCTTCACCGGCGCCAACACCCGCGCCTCCGGCCGGTTCGAGCAGGCCGAGGGCGGCACGCTGTTCCTGGACGAGATCGGCGACATGCCGATGGAGGCGCAGACCCGCCTGCTGCGCGTGCTTCAGCAGGGCGAATACACCACCGTCGGCGGCCGCACCCCGATCAAGACCGACGTGCGCATCGTCGCGGCCTCCAACAAGGATTTGCGCGTCCTGATCCAGCAAGGCCTGTTCCGCGAGGATCTGTTCTTCCGCCTCAACGTCGTGCCGCTGCGGCTGCCCCCCTTGCGCGAGCGCATCGAGGACCTGCCGGACCTGGTGCGTCACTTCTTCACCCTGGCCGA is from Bradyrhizobium xenonodulans and encodes:
- the ntrC gene encoding nitrogen regulation protein NR(I), with product MPAGSILVADDDTAIRTVLNQALSRAGYEVRLTGNAATLWRWVSQGEGDLVITDVVMPDENAFDLLPRIKKMRPNLPVIVMSAQNTFMTAIRASERGAYEYLPKPFDLKELIAIVGRALAEPKERVSTPDEDAEMEAIPLVGRSPAMQEIYRVLARLMQTDLTVMITGESGTGKELVARALHDYGKRRNGPFVAVNMAAIPRDLIESELFGHERGAFTGANTRASGRFEQAEGGTLFLDEIGDMPMEAQTRLLRVLQQGEYTTVGGRTPIKTDVRIVAASNKDLRVLIQQGLFREDLFFRLNVVPLRLPPLRERIEDLPDLVRHFFTLAEKDGLPPKKLDTLALERMKQHRWPGNVRELENLARRLAALYPQDVITGSVIDGELAPPTVSPGAAVQQGVDNLGGAVEAYLSSHFQGFPNGVPPPGLYHRILKEIEVPLLTAALAATRGNQIRAADLLGLNRNTLRKKIRDLDIQVYRSGG